One Sus scrofa isolate TJ Tabasco breed Duroc chromosome 1, Sscrofa11.1, whole genome shotgun sequence DNA segment encodes these proteins:
- the PLA2G4B gene encoding cytosolic phospholipase A2 beta, protein MALAKVPGTCLLTIRVLQAHGLPSKDLVSPSDCYVTLWLPTASSHQLQTRMVKNSRNPIWNQSFHFRIHSQLKNVVQLKVFDQDFLTKDDPMLSVLFDVGTLRAGESRRESFSLNPQGEERLEVEFRLQSLTDCEQLVSNGILVARELSCLHVRLEKAGDQKESEGRVQLVVPGSCEGPQEASVGTGPWHFHWPACWEQELRIHLQDAPQEQLKVPLRALPSGQVVRLVFPTSQEPMMRVELENKEGPRELAVRLGCKPCAEEQAFLSRRKQVVAKALKQALQLDGDLQEDEIPVIAVMATGGGTRAMTSLYGQLAGLKELGLLDCISYITGASGATWALANLYEDPEWSQKDLVGPIESLKTQVTKSKLGVLAPSQLWRYRQELAERARLGYPTCFTDLWALVSEALLHDQPHDHKLSDQREALSHGQNPLPIYCALNTKEKGLTTFEFGEWCEFSPYEIGFPKYGAFIPSELFGSQFFMGRLTKQLPESRICFLEGIWSNLYTANLQDSLYWSSEPSQFWDRWAQDQISLDKDQVPLLKVEEPPTVAGRIAEFFTDLLTWRPLAQTTHNFLRGLSFHKDYYQHPHFSAWKATKLDGFPNQLTPAEPHLCLLDVGYLINTSCPPLLRPTRDVDLILSLDYNLHGAFQQLQLLGQFCQEQGIPFPPISPSPEEQCQPQECHLFLDPACPDAPAVLHFPLVNASFREHSAPGVRRTAEEQEAGQVNLSSSDSPYHFSKVTYSQEDTDKLLRLTQYNICNNRERLLEALREAVQRRRQRRPE, encoded by the exons ATGGCTCTG GCAAAGGTGCCTGGGACCTGCTTGCTCACCATTCGTGTCCTGCAGGCCCATGGCCTGCCCTCCAAGGACCTAG TGAGCCCCTCTGACTGCTATGTGACTCTGTGGCTGCCCACGGCCTCCAGCCACCAGCTCCAGACACGCATGGTCAAAAACAGCAGAAATCCCATCTGGAATCAGAGCTTTCACTTCCGAATCCACAGCCAACTCAAG AACGTCGTGCAACTCAAAGTCTTTGACCAGGACTTCCTGACCAAGGATGACCCCATGTTGTCAGTGCTGTTTGACGTGGGGACTTTGCGGGCTGGGGAGTCGCGGCGCGAGAGCTTCTCATTGAACCCTCAG GGTGAGGAGCGGCTAGAAGTTGAATTTCGGCTGCAGAGTCT AACTGATTGTGAGCAGCTCGTCAGCAACGGCATCCTGGTG GCCCGGGAGCTCTCCTGCTTGCATGTTCGACTAGAGAAGGCTGGAGACCAGAAGG AGTCAGAGGGCAGAGTGCAGCTTGTGGTTCCTGGGTCCTGTGAGGGTCCACAGGAGGCCTCTGTGGGCACCGGCCCCTGGCACTTCCACTGGCCAGCCTGCTGGGAGCAGGAACTGAGGATTCACCTGCAG GATGCCCCCCAAGAGCAACTGAAGGTGCCCCTGAGGGCCCTGCCCTCTGGCCAGGTGGTGAGACTCGTCTTCCCTACCTCCCAG GAGCCCATGATGAGGGTGGAGCTGGAAAACAAAGAAGG GCCCAGGGAGCTGGCTGTGCGGCTGGGCTGCAAGCCCTGTGCCGAGGAGCAGGCCTTCCTGAGCAGGAGGAAGCAGGTGGTGGCCAAGGCCCTGAAGCAGGCCCTGCAGCTGGATGGAGACCTGCAGGAGGACGAG ATCCCAGTGATAGCTGTTATGGCCACCGGTGGGGGGACCCGGGCCATGACTTCCCTGTATGGGCAGCTGGCTGGCCTGAAGGAGCTGGGCCTCTTGGATTGCATCTCCTACATCACAGGGGCCTCGGGTGCCACCTG GGCTTTGGCCAACCTCTACGAGGACCCAGAGTGGTCTCAGAAGGACCTGGTGGGACCCATCGAGTCACTGAAGACCCAGGTGACCAAGAGCAAGCTGGGCGTGCTGGCCCCCAGCCAGCTGTGGCGGTACCGGCAGGAGCTGGCCGAGCGTGCCCGCCTGGGCTACCCGACCTGCTTCACCGACCTGTGGGCCCTGGTCAGCGAGGCACTGCTGCATGACCAG ccccaCGACCACAAACTCTCAGACCAGCGGGAGGCCCTGAGTCATGGCCAGAACCCTCTGCCCATCTACTGTGCCCTCAACACCAAGGAAAAGGGTCTGACCACCTTTGAATTTGGGG AGTGGTGTGAGTTCTCCCCCTATGAGATTGGCTTTCCCAAGTACGGCGCCTTCATCCCCTCCGAGCTCTTTGGCTCTCAGTTCTTCATGGGGCGCCTGACAAAGCAGCTTCCTGAGTCCCGCATCTGCTTCCTGGAAG GTATCTGGAGCAACCTGTACACAGCCAACCTCCAGGACAGCTTGTATTGGTCCTCCGAGCCCAGCCAGTTTTGGGACCGCTGGGCACAGGATCAGATCAGCCTGG ACAAGGACCAGGTCCCCCTTCTGAAGGTAGAAGAGCCTCCCACAGTGGCCGGCAGGATAGCTGAGTTTTTCACTGACCTTCTGACATGGCGTCCACTTGCCCAGACCACCCACAATTTCCTACGTGGCCTCTCTTTCCACAAGGACTACTACCAGCATCCTCACTTCTCTGCCTGGAAAG CCACCAAACTGGATGGCTTCCCCAACCAGCTGACCCCTGCAGAGCCCCACCTGTGCCTGCTGGATGTTGGCTACCTCATCAATACTAGCTGCCCACCTCTCCTGCGCCCCACACGGGATGTGGACCTCATCCTGTCGCTGGATTACAACCTCCACGGAGCCTTCCAG cagctgcagctcctgggccAGTTCTGCCAGGAGCAGGGCATCCCGTTCCCACCCATCTCGCCCAGCCCGGAGGAACAGTGCCAGCCCCAGGAGTGCCACCTCTTCTTGGACCCCGCCTGCCCTGATGCCCCCGCTGTGCTGCACTTCCCTCTGGTCAATGCCTCCTTCCGGGAGCACTCAGCCCCTG GAGTCCGGCGGACAGCggaggagcaggaggcagggcaAGTGAACCTCTCTTCCTCCGACTCCCCCTACCACTTCTCGAAGGTGACCTACAGCCAGGAGGACACAGACAAGCTGCTCCGTCTGACGCAGTACAACATCTGCAACAACCGGGAGCGGCTGCTGGAGGCCCTTCGTGAGGCTGTGCAGCGGCGGAGGCAGCGCCGGCCCGAGTGA